From the genome of Lotus japonicus ecotype B-129 chromosome 6, LjGifu_v1.2, one region includes:
- the LOC130725457 gene encoding uncharacterized protein LOC130725457 translates to MGFDVGGSLFVLPDMRGWLRGLLLDATPLAISTVWWLWRARNIWCMEQKSVSWQGMVSRIIAMASDIERGFGTSEGVSVRVLRLVRWTPALSNCMVLNVDGSVMGVLSRDSFGGCIRSDQGQWKSGFFGFMDDACILHLELQALFHGLTVVWEQGYRRVDCQSDSLAAVTLVESVPPSTHLYASLIWDIKDLLGRAWTVNLHHTLREGNACADFLAKHEAGQGDALVVIEDPIPGLSLLLLADASGK, encoded by the exons ATGGGATTTGATGTTGGTGGTAGCTTGTTTGTGCTGCCTGATATGAGAGGTTGGCTTCGTGGCTTGCTACTTGATGCTACTCCTCTGGCGATTTCGACGGTATGGTGGTTGTGGCGAGCAAGGAATATTTGGTGCATGGAGCAGAAATCGGTCTCTTGGCAGGGAATGGTTTCGAGAATCATTGCAATGGCATCAGATATAGAGCGTGGGTTTGGCACGTCTGAGGGTGTTTCCGTTCGAGTTCTGCGTCTGGTGCGGTGGACGCCAGCTCTCAGTAATTGCATGGTGTTGAACGTTGATGGCAGCGTTATGGGTGTCCTGAGTCGGGATAGCTTTGGCGGCTGCATTCGAAGTGACCAAGGTCAGTGGAAGAGCGGCTTCTTTGGCTTCATGGATGACGCGTGTATTCTTCATCTTGAGCTGCAAGCTCTCTTCCATGGTTTGACCGTCGTTTGGGAGCAGGGTTATAGAAGAGTTGATTGTCAATCTGACTCTTTGGCTGCAGTGACGCTAGTTGAGTCGGTGCCGCCCTCTACTCATCTTTATGCTTCGTTGATTTGGGATATTAAGGATCTTTTGGGCCGAGCTTGGACGGTGAACCTTCATCATACTTTGAGGGAAGGTAATGCTTGTGCGGATTTCTTGGCGAAGCACGAAGCTGGTCAAGGGGATGCGTTGGTTGTGATTGAGGATCCGATTCCAGGATTGAGTTTGCTTCTTCTCGCGGATGCGTCGG GTAAATAA